DNA sequence from the Candidatus Fluviicola riflensis genome:
GTACATTTGCAAACAGTTTGATATCGGAATTCACTCGAATATGTTCGGTGGTAGAATTATGTCATTGATTGATGACGCCGCGGGTTCGTATGCTGCTCAATTGTGCGATACACCAAATGTAGTGACCATCAAATTTGATGAACTTGTGTTCAAAAAACCGGTGAAAGTGGGAAGCATTTTAAAGATTTACGGTAAAGTGCTTCGTTTTGGGAATACTTCGCTGGAGTTGTACATGGAAATGCGCCGACACAATGTATACACGGGCCTTCAGGAGATTGTTACGCATACAAATGTGAAATTTGTGCGCATCGACGAAGATGGAAATGCCATTCCGATTTCCGAACTGATCAAAGACCGGTACGCCTTGCGTTTAAAACAATTCGGAAAAGGATTGCTGAGTTCCGAAGCACGCGAATTATTGGTGCTGACAGAAGAAGTAAACGCTTGATTGGTTTAGGCTTACATGTTTGAAATACGGCTGGCGACGCCTTCGGCAAAAAGGACTTTCGATTTCGTGACTTTC
Encoded proteins:
- a CDS encoding acyl-CoA thioesterase; the protein is MELITTYICKQFDIGIHSNMFGGRIMSLIDDAAGSYAAQLCDTPNVVTIKFDELVFKKPVKVGSILKIYGKVLRFGNTSLELYMEMRRHNVYTGLQEIVTHTNVKFVRIDEDGNAIPISELIKDRYALRLKQFGKGLLSSEARELLVLTEEVNA